One stretch of Flavobacterium sp. 9 DNA includes these proteins:
- the pruA gene encoding L-glutamate gamma-semialdehyde dehydrogenase, whose amino-acid sequence MLKGFFHVPKAVNEPVKGYAPNSPEKAAVQAAYTTMWNSKIDVPLYIGSEEIRTGNTRTMSAPHDHKHIVGTYHLAEKQHIEKAIANALESRKAWANMAWEQRAAIFLKAAELIAGPYRARINAATMIGQSKNIHQAEIDASCELIDFLRYNVEFMTQIYNDQPKSDSSVWNRLEYRPLEGFVYAITPFNFTAIAANLPASAAMMGNVVIWKPSDSQVFSTQIIIEVFKEAGVPDGVINVVFGDALMITDTVLASRDFAGVHFTGSTHVFKDIWAKIGANIHNYKTYPRIVGETGGKDFIIAHPSANVKQVTTGITRGAFEFQGQKCSAASRAYIPQSLWPAVKEQLIADVKSMKMGSPEDFGNFITAVIHEGSFDKLASYIDQAKKDADAEIIVGGNYDKSVGYFIEPTVIVTTNPKYTTMETELFGPVITIYVYEDAKWEETLELVDTTSEYALTGAVFSQDRYAIEVATTKLQNAAGNFYINDKPTGAVVGMQPFGGARASGTNDKAGSALNLLRWASPRTIKETFVTPEDYRYPFLG is encoded by the coding sequence ATGTTAAAAGGATTCTTTCATGTACCAAAAGCGGTAAACGAGCCTGTTAAAGGATACGCACCTAACTCACCAGAAAAAGCAGCTGTTCAGGCAGCTTATACCACAATGTGGAATTCTAAAATTGACGTTCCGTTATATATTGGGAGCGAAGAAATCAGAACTGGAAATACAAGAACAATGTCAGCTCCACACGATCACAAACATATCGTAGGAACTTATCATTTAGCTGAAAAACAACATATCGAAAAAGCAATTGCTAATGCACTTGAATCAAGAAAAGCATGGGCAAACATGGCGTGGGAACAACGTGCTGCTATTTTCTTAAAAGCTGCTGAACTTATTGCAGGTCCATACAGAGCTCGTATTAACGCAGCTACAATGATTGGACAATCTAAAAATATTCACCAGGCAGAAATTGATGCTTCTTGTGAATTAATTGACTTTTTACGTTACAACGTAGAATTCATGACTCAAATTTATAACGATCAGCCAAAATCAGATTCTTCTGTTTGGAATCGTTTAGAATACAGACCTCTTGAAGGTTTTGTTTATGCTATTACTCCTTTTAACTTTACTGCTATTGCTGCAAACCTTCCTGCAAGTGCTGCAATGATGGGTAACGTTGTAATCTGGAAACCAAGTGATAGCCAGGTTTTCTCTACACAAATTATCATCGAAGTTTTCAAAGAAGCTGGTGTTCCTGATGGAGTTATCAATGTTGTTTTTGGAGATGCTTTAATGATTACTGATACAGTTTTGGCAAGTCGTGATTTTGCTGGAGTTCACTTTACAGGATCAACTCACGTATTTAAAGATATCTGGGCTAAAATTGGTGCAAATATTCACAATTACAAAACATACCCAAGAATCGTTGGAGAAACTGGTGGTAAAGATTTTATCATTGCACACCCAAGCGCTAACGTAAAACAAGTGACTACAGGAATTACTCGTGGTGCATTTGAATTTCAAGGGCAAAAATGTTCTGCAGCTTCAAGAGCTTATATTCCGCAAAGTTTATGGCCAGCTGTAAAAGAACAATTAATTGCTGATGTAAAATCAATGAAAATGGGTTCTCCGGAAGATTTCGGAAACTTCATTACAGCAGTTATTCACGAAGGTTCTTTTGATAAATTAGCAAGTTATATCGACCAGGCTAAAAAAGATGCTGATGCTGAAATCATCGTTGGAGGAAATTACGATAAATCAGTTGGATACTTTATTGAGCCAACAGTTATTGTAACTACAAACCCAAAATATACTACAATGGAAACCGAATTATTCGGACCAGTTATTACTATTTATGTTTATGAAGATGCAAAATGGGAAGAAACTTTAGAATTAGTTGATACTACTTCTGAGTATGCTTTGACAGGAGCTGTATTTAGCCAGGATCGTTATGCTATTGAAGTAGCAACTACGAAATTGCAAAATGCTGCAGGTAACTTCTACATCAATGATAAACCAACAGGAGCTGTTGTAGGAATGCAACCTTTTGGTGGAGCAAGAGCTTCAGGAACTAACGATAAAGCAGGTTCTGCATTGAACTTATTACGTTGGGCTTCTCCTAGAACTATCAAAGAAACTTTTGTAACTCCAGAAGATTACAGATACCCGTTCTTAGGTTAA
- a CDS encoding LytTR family DNA-binding domain-containing protein — protein MKKIKVIIIDDERLAREELKRALSAYDDFVLVGEAENADNSKDLIEIHKPDLIFLDIQMPEKSGFDLLESLDNVPEVLFVTAYNQYAVQAFEVNALDYLMKPIREERFSKAIEKVRNTIKLKSSLDNAVTDRKIFIKDGEKRFFIPLDEIYLIESLENYTRLFFQGNKALQRRSLRQWEEILDENTFFRINRTEIINIKYIQEVNRTIGGKLEVKLKTGELLEVSNRQAVKFKNSNGI, from the coding sequence ATGAAAAAGATAAAAGTTATAATAATTGATGATGAACGTTTGGCAAGAGAAGAACTAAAAAGAGCTTTATCAGCGTACGATGATTTTGTTCTTGTAGGCGAAGCTGAAAATGCTGATAATTCAAAGGATTTGATTGAAATCCATAAACCTGATTTAATTTTCTTAGATATTCAAATGCCTGAAAAATCCGGTTTCGATTTATTAGAATCTTTAGATAATGTGCCCGAAGTATTATTTGTTACAGCTTATAATCAATATGCAGTACAAGCTTTTGAAGTAAATGCTTTAGATTATTTAATGAAACCCATAAGAGAAGAGCGTTTCTCGAAAGCAATCGAAAAAGTAAGAAATACGATAAAGCTAAAATCTTCTTTGGATAATGCTGTAACGGACAGAAAAATTTTCATTAAAGATGGAGAAAAACGATTCTTTATTCCATTAGATGAAATTTATTTAATAGAATCACTTGAAAATTATACCAGACTTTTTTTTCAGGGAAACAAAGCACTTCAAAGGCGTTCTCTTCGGCAATGGGAAGAGATATTAGATGAAAATACTTTTTTCAGAATCAACAGAACTGAAATTATCAATATTAAATACATTCAGGAAGTAAACAGAACAATTGGCGGCAAACTCGAAGTAAAACTAAAAACCGGAGAATTACTGGAAGTTTCAAATCGCCAAGCGGTCAAATTCAAAAATAGTAACGGGATTTAA
- a CDS encoding LytTR family DNA-binding domain-containing protein: MKYKCIIVDDEPLARELIASHLVNFENFELIDSFENALKAYTFLETNTVDLIFLDIEMPLLKGNEFLKKLKNPPKVIFTTAYREYALEGYELNVIDYLLKPITFDRFFVSIEKFKQLQSPKKEISAATENHIFVTSGAKNIKIIFDEILYIESLKDYITIHLENGKSHHIKQNISVFEKLLNSNFVRIHRSYIIQIKKLTAYSKNEVEINTVEIPIGNSYKENWLHHLETSILK; encoded by the coding sequence ATGAAATACAAGTGTATTATAGTTGACGATGAACCTTTGGCAAGAGAATTAATTGCTTCGCATTTAGTGAATTTTGAAAATTTCGAACTAATCGACTCTTTCGAAAATGCGCTTAAAGCTTATACTTTTTTGGAAACAAATACAGTTGATCTGATTTTTCTGGATATAGAAATGCCGCTATTAAAAGGCAATGAATTTTTAAAAAAACTAAAGAATCCGCCCAAAGTAATTTTCACGACCGCTTACAGAGAATATGCGCTTGAAGGATATGAACTTAACGTTATAGACTATCTTTTAAAACCAATAACTTTTGATCGTTTTTTTGTTTCAATCGAAAAATTCAAACAATTACAAAGTCCAAAAAAAGAAATAAGTGCTGCAACTGAAAATCATATTTTTGTAACTAGCGGCGCTAAGAACATCAAAATTATCTTTGACGAAATTTTGTATATCGAAAGTTTAAAAGATTACATCACTATTCATCTTGAAAACGGAAAATCGCACCATATTAAGCAAAACATTTCTGTTTTTGAAAAATTACTAAACTCTAATTTTGTTCGTATTCATCGTTCTTATATCATTCAAATTAAAAAATTAACAGCCTATTCTAAGAATGAAGTCGAAATAAACACTGTAGAAATCCCAATAGGAAATAGTTATAAAGAAAACTGGCTGCATCATTTAGAGACTTCTATCTTGAAATAA
- a CDS encoding ligase-associated DNA damage response exonuclease, whose product MKIPLLAFNDKGIYCEQADVYLDPWKPVKNAIITHGHADHSRWGNQNYITHYSNIPIIRHRLGEINVSGKKWGETFVINNVKFSLHPAGHIIGSSQVRVEHKGEVWVFTGDYKTEDDGISTPYEVVKCDTFITECTFGLPAFNWTPQAEVITEINNWWAENKSEGKTSILFGYSLGKAQRLLKYLDTNIGTIYTHGAIENMTNVLRPMVDFPPTTLVTRETKKEDLLGNIVLAPPSAHGSIWIRKMTPFVTGSASGWMAFRGARRRRAIDKGFVLSDHCDWYSLLNSIKATGAEKIICTHGYTDIFSKYLRELGYDARTEKTQYEGETAEMEKEEEKEADQNENSIISKN is encoded by the coding sequence ATGAAAATCCCACTTTTAGCTTTTAACGATAAAGGTATTTATTGCGAGCAGGCCGATGTTTATCTCGACCCGTGGAAACCTGTAAAAAATGCCATAATCACGCACGGTCACGCCGATCATTCGCGCTGGGGAAATCAAAATTATATTACACATTACAGCAATATTCCAATCATTCGACATCGCTTAGGCGAAATAAACGTAAGCGGAAAAAAATGGGGAGAAACCTTTGTCATTAACAATGTAAAATTTTCCCTGCATCCCGCCGGACATATTATAGGAAGTTCTCAAGTTCGGGTAGAGCATAAAGGAGAAGTCTGGGTTTTTACCGGAGATTATAAAACCGAAGACGACGGAATTTCAACTCCGTATGAAGTCGTAAAATGCGATACGTTTATAACCGAATGTACTTTTGGGTTACCCGCTTTTAATTGGACGCCCCAAGCTGAAGTAATTACAGAGATCAATAATTGGTGGGCAGAAAATAAATCCGAAGGCAAAACCTCAATTCTCTTTGGATATTCTTTAGGAAAAGCACAACGACTTTTAAAATATTTAGATACTAATATCGGAACGATCTATACACACGGCGCGATCGAAAATATGACGAATGTTTTACGTCCTATGGTTGATTTTCCGCCAACAACTTTAGTAACGCGAGAAACCAAAAAAGAAGATTTATTAGGGAATATCGTTCTCGCTCCACCAAGCGCGCACGGAAGTATCTGGATCAGAAAAATGACGCCTTTTGTAACTGGTTCCGCAAGTGGCTGGATGGCGTTTCGAGGTGCAAGACGAAGACGTGCGATTGACAAAGGTTTTGTTTTGAGCGATCATTGCGATTGGTATTCTTTATTAAATAGCATAAAAGCAACAGGTGCAGAAAAAATAATCTGTACGCATGGTTATACCGATATTTTCTCAAAATATCTGAGAGAATTAGGTTACGATGCCAGAACCGAAAAAACACAATACGAAGGCGAAACGGCAGAAATGGAAAAAGAAGAAGAAAAAGAAGCTGATCAAAATGAAAATTCGATTATTTCTAAAAATTAA
- a CDS encoding ATP-dependent DNA ligase translates to MKNFAQLIKTLDSSNKTNVKVDALTTYFKNASPEDKVWTIAILSHRRPPRPVNTTLLRIWANELANIPLWLFEESYHIVGDLAETIALIIPTTKEHSDKSLTEYLQEIIALKKKSDPEKKEYLHENWLALNYYERFVFTKLITGSLRIGVSQKLMTRALSKAENVDEDTLAYKLMGNWDPNTITFQELILDEKSSDYLSKPYPFYLAYPIEGEVENLGNPEDWSVEHKWDGIRSQTIIRESEIYVWSRGEELVTDKYPEFKSLVGIIPNGTVIDAEILAFPEGEIGTFNDLQARIGRKTISASLLEKVPVILKAYDILEWEGKDIRNLPYVERRLLLEQLYNSIKDKTAHFQLSERILLHSWEDVTNERMRAREMKSEGLMIKRNNSAYQVGRKKGDWWKWKIEPLVIDAVLTYAMRGHGRRSNLFTDYTFALWQTNEKGERELVTFAKAYSGLTDAEFRKVDDFIKKNTLERFGPVRSVTPQLVFEIGFEGIALSKRHKSGIATRFPRILRWRQDKKIDEANSIEDLKNMIS, encoded by the coding sequence ATGAAAAACTTTGCCCAACTCATAAAAACCCTTGACAGTTCGAATAAAACGAACGTAAAAGTAGATGCTCTGACGACGTATTTTAAAAATGCATCGCCGGAAGATAAAGTATGGACAATTGCAATTTTATCACATCGACGTCCGCCAAGACCTGTCAATACTACTTTATTAAGAATTTGGGCAAATGAGTTAGCGAATATTCCGTTATGGCTTTTTGAAGAAAGTTATCATATTGTGGGAGATTTGGCCGAAACCATTGCTTTGATTATTCCAACTACAAAAGAACATTCGGATAAAAGTTTAACTGAATATCTACAGGAAATTATCGCTTTAAAAAAGAAATCAGATCCTGAGAAAAAAGAATATTTACATGAAAATTGGTTAGCGCTTAATTATTACGAACGCTTTGTTTTTACCAAATTAATTACCGGAAGTTTAAGAATCGGCGTAAGCCAAAAATTAATGACGCGCGCCTTATCAAAAGCAGAAAATGTGGATGAAGATACTTTGGCTTATAAATTAATGGGAAACTGGGATCCGAACACTATTACTTTTCAGGAATTAATTTTGGATGAAAAAAGCAGCGATTATCTATCAAAACCGTATCCGTTTTATTTGGCATATCCAATTGAAGGCGAAGTAGAAAATTTAGGAAATCCCGAAGATTGGTCAGTAGAACATAAATGGGACGGAATTAGGTCACAAACCATCATCCGCGAAAGCGAAATTTATGTTTGGTCGAGAGGAGAAGAATTAGTAACGGATAAATATCCTGAGTTTAAATCTTTAGTGGGAATTATTCCAAATGGAACCGTTATCGATGCTGAGATTCTGGCTTTTCCTGAAGGTGAAATAGGAACCTTTAATGATTTACAAGCCAGAATTGGTCGTAAAACTATTTCTGCATCTTTGTTAGAAAAAGTTCCCGTAATTTTAAAAGCGTATGATATTCTGGAATGGGAAGGGAAAGATATTCGGAATTTACCTTATGTAGAGCGCCGATTGTTATTAGAACAATTATACAATTCGATAAAAGATAAAACGGCTCATTTTCAGTTATCAGAAAGAATTTTGCTCCATTCCTGGGAAGATGTAACGAACGAAAGAATGCGTGCCCGCGAAATGAAAAGTGAAGGTTTGATGATAAAGCGCAACAATTCAGCTTATCAGGTAGGAAGAAAAAAAGGCGATTGGTGGAAATGGAAAATAGAACCACTTGTAATTGATGCTGTTTTAACTTATGCTATGCGAGGTCACGGACGACGTTCGAATCTTTTTACCGATTATACTTTTGCACTTTGGCAAACCAATGAAAAAGGCGAACGAGAACTCGTCACTTTCGCGAAAGCATATTCCGGTTTAACCGATGCCGAATTCAGAAAAGTTGATGATTTTATAAAGAAGAATACTTTAGAAAGATTTGGTCCCGTAAGAAGCGTAACACCACAATTGGTTTTCGAAATTGGTTTTGAAGGCATTGCACTTTCAAAAAGACACAAAAGTGGCATTGCAACACGATTTCCGAGAATTTTAAGATGGAGACAAGACAAAAAAATAGACGAAGCTAATTCTATAGAAGATTTAAAAAATATGATTTCATGA
- a CDS encoding sensor histidine kinase, producing MIKKISTYWKIQFIAWITTSLYWGFSAFFGGNFSWKIGIADLILDVAIGITLTHIYRNFALRKGWNKLNLKRLVPKIAISILVLSLLYMFLIVAKLYLVRLFFLENNSISFVPFFKSIQLQVFMTGTRLMSIWILAYHLYHYSRLEIETVKENARLSLIIKEAQLNNLSAQLNPHFFFNSLNNIKYLVLENPNSARRAIDLLSELLRNSLNSNVERLISLSDEINLVKDYLELEKIRFEERLQIKIETNVDLLKYSILPLSIQTLVENAIKHGIEKRKNGGFINVIIQEEGNFIKINVENSGKLNLEGNKSGIGLNNLKERLLLQYNGNAIFEIKEKDNETVLATILLPSK from the coding sequence ATGATTAAGAAAATCTCAACTTATTGGAAAATTCAATTCATTGCATGGATTACCACTTCTTTGTATTGGGGATTTTCGGCTTTTTTTGGAGGTAATTTTAGTTGGAAAATTGGCATAGCCGATTTAATTCTGGATGTCGCAATTGGTATTACATTAACGCATATTTACAGAAATTTTGCCTTAAGAAAGGGATGGAATAAATTAAATCTAAAGAGATTAGTGCCTAAGATTGCCATTAGTATTTTGGTTCTTTCTTTGTTATATATGTTTTTGATTGTTGCTAAACTTTATCTGGTACGTTTGTTTTTCTTAGAAAACAATTCAATTTCATTTGTACCATTTTTTAAATCTATACAATTACAGGTTTTTATGACCGGTACAAGATTAATGTCGATTTGGATATTAGCATATCATCTATATCATTATTCAAGACTTGAAATTGAAACGGTAAAAGAAAATGCCCGTTTGTCACTTATAATAAAAGAAGCGCAACTGAATAATCTAAGCGCGCAGCTTAATCCGCATTTCTTTTTTAATTCATTAAATAATATAAAATATCTGGTATTAGAAAACCCAAATTCGGCAAGACGAGCAATTGATCTTTTATCTGAGTTGCTGAGAAATTCCCTAAACAGTAATGTTGAGAGATTGATATCCTTAAGTGACGAAATCAATCTCGTGAAAGATTATCTGGAATTAGAAAAAATTCGATTTGAAGAACGTTTGCAAATCAAAATTGAAACTAATGTTGATTTGTTAAAATATTCAATTCTGCCTTTAAGTATTCAGACGTTGGTTGAGAATGCAATAAAACACGGAATTGAAAAAAGAAAAAATGGAGGATTTATTAATGTAATAATTCAGGAAGAAGGCAATTTTATAAAGATCAATGTTGAAAATTCGGGTAAATTAAATCTGGAAGGTAATAAGTCAGGAATTGGTTTAAATAATCTCAAAGAAAGATTATTGCTACAATACAACGGAAATGCCATTTTTGAAATTAAAGAGAAGGACAACGAAACGGTTTTGGCAACAATTTTATTACCATCGAAATGA
- a CDS encoding sensor histidine kinase, translating into MNFIQKIDIKRVVLHCFYWIFFLFFYYSNKSDNEDSYAFLFIYSWKILGQASVGYGLIYWIIPQTLNKKKYLLFIVSALGWLYFVFALLMILKFYYLEPKFPGFFDDWLGHKMTVPERLTSVKLILREFSFITYPVIILGFISFNRKQQRLLKLEEEKKSMELKILKNQLNPHFLFNTLNNLYTLTLKKDEKAPEVIAKLSEILDFVLYRCNEDYVSIEKEITLIENYIALEKLRYSENRLDILFTKDIEYNHKISPLIVLTFIENAFKHGVINETEKAKIRLHLESKKEQIVFSIENTKPKNDFGKISDKSKIGLDNVRKQLDLLYPKKHQLEIEETQNNYTVKLYLTL; encoded by the coding sequence ATGAATTTCATCCAAAAAATTGATATAAAAAGAGTCGTCCTTCATTGTTTCTATTGGATTTTCTTTTTATTCTTTTATTATTCGAATAAATCTGACAACGAAGATTCTTATGCTTTTCTATTTATTTATTCCTGGAAAATTTTAGGACAAGCATCCGTTGGCTATGGTTTGATTTATTGGATTATTCCTCAGACACTAAATAAAAAGAAATATTTACTTTTTATAGTTTCTGCTTTGGGTTGGCTCTATTTCGTTTTTGCCCTTTTAATGATTTTAAAATTTTATTATCTCGAACCAAAATTCCCAGGTTTCTTTGATGACTGGCTTGGACATAAAATGACTGTACCAGAAAGATTAACTTCGGTTAAATTAATTCTAAGAGAATTTTCGTTTATCACATATCCGGTTATTATTTTAGGTTTTATAAGTTTTAACCGTAAACAACAGCGCCTTTTAAAACTGGAAGAAGAAAAAAAATCAATGGAACTGAAGATTCTAAAGAATCAACTGAATCCACATTTTCTCTTTAATACATTGAATAATCTATATACTTTAACCTTAAAAAAAGATGAAAAAGCGCCTGAAGTAATCGCTAAATTATCTGAAATTCTGGATTTTGTATTGTATCGCTGTAACGAAGATTATGTTTCTATCGAAAAAGAAATCACTTTGATAGAAAATTATATTGCATTGGAAAAACTCCGCTACAGCGAAAACAGATTAGACATTTTATTTACTAAAGACATTGAGTATAATCATAAAATTTCGCCTTTAATTGTATTAACTTTTATAGAAAATGCATTTAAACACGGCGTCATAAATGAAACCGAAAAAGCAAAAATAAGATTGCATCTGGAGAGTAAAAAAGAACAAATCGTTTTTAGCATTGAAAACACAAAACCTAAAAATGATTTTGGAAAGATCTCTGATAAATCTAAAATTGGTTTGGACAATGTTCGTAAACAATTGGATTTATTATATCCTAAAAAACATCAATTAGAAATTGAAGAAACTCAGAATAATTATACTGTAAAGCTTTATCTTACTCTTTAA
- a CDS encoding CocE/NonD family hydrolase, with protein MRTILNFVFLILLVLNTYSQQTNKTKSEDLKSAYNIQDSVMIKTRDGAFISAIVVRKKGVSIPKPVILQYTIYVTETRDIKSLKAAADKDYIGVIAYARGKRFSQEEIFPYENDANDAYDVIDWISKQKWCNGSIGMYGGSYNGLTQWAACKKMHPALKTIVPYVANRAGMGLPMENNVFINPNYEWSFYVGNNKYLDTIAGNDRQRFRKMQFKWWETGVAYKKMDSIDASPNRFFQRWLKHPSFDAYWQKMSPYKKDFAQINIPVLVIDGYYNDSQNSSLYYLRELQKYNPKANSYLIIGPYGHFGAQKGGSPILNGYKVDADALINTNKITYQWFDYILKNGPKPEILKDRINYQVMGANEWRSAPSIDKMNNGFLTFYLTDHKSGKFYSLNAAKPAKNSYLSQEVDFADRQVQNNDYYPDPIIRKEIDTTNGYVFISDPLNEPLLVNGSFLGEIKASINKKDMDIGVTLYEVTPEGEYFNLAYFIGRSSYAKDITKRNLLKPNKIETIPFSNTRLVSKQLSKGSRILITLNVNKNAFSELNYGTGKEVADETIKDAKEPLKIKWYNDSFVKIPVWK; from the coding sequence ATGAGAACAATTTTAAACTTTGTATTTCTTATTTTACTAGTATTAAATACATATTCGCAGCAAACAAATAAAACAAAATCCGAAGATTTAAAAAGTGCTTACAATATTCAGGATAGCGTAATGATTAAAACTCGCGATGGCGCATTTATTTCAGCAATAGTGGTTCGGAAAAAAGGAGTTTCTATTCCAAAACCTGTAATACTTCAATATACGATTTATGTTACGGAAACAAGAGATATTAAATCTTTGAAAGCAGCTGCAGACAAGGATTATATTGGTGTAATTGCTTATGCGAGAGGTAAACGATTTAGTCAGGAAGAGATATTTCCATACGAGAATGACGCCAATGATGCGTATGATGTAATTGACTGGATTAGTAAACAAAAATGGTGTAACGGAAGTATAGGCATGTATGGCGGCAGTTACAATGGATTGACGCAATGGGCGGCTTGCAAAAAAATGCATCCTGCGCTAAAAACCATTGTTCCTTATGTTGCGAATAGAGCCGGAATGGGTTTGCCAATGGAAAACAACGTATTTATAAATCCTAATTATGAATGGTCTTTTTATGTTGGCAATAACAAATATCTGGATACAATTGCGGGAAATGACAGACAGCGTTTTAGAAAAATGCAATTTAAATGGTGGGAAACCGGAGTTGCCTACAAAAAAATGGACAGTATTGATGCAAGTCCAAATCGATTTTTTCAAAGATGGTTAAAACATCCTTCTTTTGATGCATATTGGCAGAAAATGTCGCCTTATAAAAAGGATTTTGCGCAGATAAATATTCCTGTTTTAGTGATTGACGGTTATTATAATGATTCACAAAATTCGAGTTTGTATTATTTAAGAGAACTTCAAAAGTATAATCCCAAAGCCAATTCTTATTTAATCATTGGTCCATACGGTCATTTTGGTGCGCAAAAAGGTGGTTCTCCTATATTAAATGGTTACAAAGTTGATGCAGATGCCCTCATTAATACTAATAAAATAACGTATCAATGGTTTGATTATATTTTAAAAAACGGACCAAAACCTGAAATCTTGAAAGATAGAATTAATTATCAGGTAATGGGCGCCAACGAGTGGAGAAGTGCTCCGTCTATTGATAAAATGAATAACGGTTTTCTAACATTTTATTTAACCGATCATAAATCAGGAAAATTTTATTCTTTGAATGCTGCAAAGCCAGCTAAAAATAGTTATCTCTCACAAGAAGTAGATTTTGCCGACAGACAAGTACAAAATAATGACTATTATCCTGATCCTATAATTAGAAAAGAAATCGATACAACAAACGGTTATGTTTTTATAAGTGATCCGTTAAACGAACCGCTTTTAGTAAATGGTTCGTTTCTAGGCGAAATAAAAGCAAGTATCAACAAAAAAGATATGGATATTGGAGTTACTTTATACGAAGTGACACCAGAAGGAGAGTATTTTAATTTAGCTTATTTTATTGGAAGGTCGAGTTATGCTAAAGACATTACAAAGCGGAATTTATTAAAACCAAATAAAATTGAAACGATTCCTTTTTCGAATACACGTTTGGTAAGCAAACAATTAAGTAAAGGCAGTAGAATATTAATTACTTTGAATGTAAATAAAAACGCCTTCTCAGAACTCAATTACGGAACCGGAAAAGAAGTCGCCGATGAAACTATTAAAGATGCCAAAGAACCTTTAAAAATAAAATGGTACAATGACAGTTTTGTAAAAATTCCGGTTTGGAAATAA
- a CDS encoding alpha/beta fold hydrolase, which translates to MKKHLINLFLFCSFISVNSQSKSIDTLVDVGNHKLHFKIVKGNGTPILFDSGGGNDGSVWNSILEKLSTITNAPLITYDRAGFGKSTIDTLQTDESKHGIINSIEDLEKGLKKLGYDKEILLVSHSYGGYLSALYASRHPKLVKGIVLIDVNHNYYEDGVIEKVVATQDKLIPEWKKNNKGTYYMSATILETVKIMSKISIPQSIPVVDFVNGIPFLKATEEIERWKECHKKFVANNPNVTGITANGCGHGIWIGNPPLVITTIAKMYANTSKQKSEIQERALQYVITANNEEKADDIAFNHSEDDLNTWGYRLLGKNENQKAAEIFKLNMLLNPASANVYDSYGEELLKTDQKEEGIKMYKKSLELNPENKNAKEVLERVTKDNSKLLN; encoded by the coding sequence ATGAAGAAACATTTAATTAATCTATTCCTTTTTTGCTCTTTTATCTCTGTAAACAGTCAATCTAAATCTATAGATACTTTGGTTGATGTTGGAAATCATAAATTACATTTCAAGATCGTAAAAGGCAACGGAACTCCAATTCTTTTTGATTCGGGCGGAGGAAATGATGGTTCTGTTTGGAATTCTATATTAGAAAAATTATCAACTATTACCAATGCTCCTTTGATAACCTATGATCGCGCAGGTTTTGGAAAAAGTACAATCGATACCTTACAAACTGACGAATCAAAACATGGCATTATAAACAGTATTGAAGATCTGGAAAAAGGGCTGAAAAAATTGGGGTATGATAAAGAAATCTTGTTAGTTTCTCATTCTTATGGCGGTTATCTTTCTGCGCTTTACGCTTCCAGACATCCTAAATTAGTTAAAGGTATTGTACTTATCGATGTGAATCATAATTATTACGAAGATGGTGTCATCGAAAAGGTGGTTGCAACGCAAGATAAATTGATTCCGGAATGGAAGAAAAATAATAAAGGGACTTATTACATGTCGGCAACAATTCTTGAAACCGTGAAAATAATGAGTAAAATTTCGATACCGCAAAGTATTCCCGTTGTTGATTTCGTAAACGGAATTCCTTTCTTAAAAGCAACTGAAGAAATTGAACGCTGGAAAGAATGTCATAAAAAATTTGTTGCTAATAATCCCAACGTTACCGGCATTACTGCAAATGGTTGCGGTCACGGAATTTGGATTGGTAATCCGCCATTAGTCATTACTACAATTGCAAAAATGTACGCCAATACCTCTAAACAAAAATCTGAAATTCAGGAGCGTGCCTTACAATATGTCATAACTGCCAACAATGAAGAAAAAGCTGACGATATTGCTTTCAACCATTCTGAAGATGATTTGAATACCTGGGGCTATCGATTACTTGGAAAAAATGAAAATCAAAAAGCAGCAGAAATTTTCAAACTTAACATGCTTCTTAATCCTGCAAGCGCAAATGTGTATGACAGTTATGGAGAAGAATTATTGAAAACAGATCAAAAAGAAGAAGGTATCAAGATGTATAAAAAATCGCTTGAGCTTAATCCTGAAAATAAAAACGCAAAAGAAGTTTTGGAAAGAGTAACAAAAGACAACTCAAAACTGCTAAATTAG